One Setaria viridis chromosome 3, Setaria_viridis_v4.0, whole genome shotgun sequence DNA window includes the following coding sequences:
- the LOC117847417 gene encoding auxin response factor 13, which translates to MAHHQPPPAAADDPIVDRDVWLACAIPLSRLPVVGAQVYYFPHGHAEQCPDHLPAPLPTPHLFPCTVTAVGLGADDKTNEVFAQISLQPGPHRGPPPPAPDAADLNLSFFAKQLTQSDANNGGGFSVPRHCADHIFPKLRFEDDPPVQNLVMRDPVGDHWQFRHIYRGTPRRHLLTTGWSKFVNAKLLVAGDTVVFMRRPDGELLIGLRRAPRYPVVARAADQPPPCNARARVPPGDVMEAARLAAEGSPFTVNYFPRQGAAEFVVPRKEVEDALASRWEPGTQVRMQVMEAEDARRTEWANGTLNKLHPNIWRALEIDWDDSSPFSLTRSRYVNAWQVQFVSFPPLLKRLRISDTMAPLCSGDVSSLAAPLIGPESQAMAILLGSPIPAGMQGARHDVPPSSSTLGMLTTQLLFPQLSSDLQMPPSVNSGGSSEILDPETGSPPNNSVNMPPAELPVEAKGIQLFGAIINPHVVQRATNGASEEVNGAINGVVDENVGKDL; encoded by the exons ATGGCGCACCACcagccgccccccgccgccgccgacgaccccATCGTCGACCGCGACGTCTGGCTCGCCTGCGCCATCCCGCTCTCCCGCCTCCCCGTCGTCGGCGCCCAGGTCTACTACTTCCCCCACGGCCACGCCGAGCAGTGCCCCGACCACCTGCCGGCGCCGCTCCCCACGCCGCACCTCTTCCCCTGCACCGTCACCGCCGTCGGACTCGGCGCCGACGACAAGACCAACGAGGTGTTCGCCCAAATCTCCCTCCAGCCGGGCCCCCACCGcgggcccccgccgcccgcgcccgacgccgccgaccTCAACCTCAGCTTCTTCGCCAAGCAGCTCACGCAGAGCGACGCCAacaacggcggcggcttctccgTCCCGCGCCACTGCGCCGACCACATCTTCCCCAAGCTCCGCTTCGAGGACGATCCACCCGTGCAGAATCTCGTCATGCGGGACCCCGTCGGCGACCACTGGCAGTTCCGTCACATCTACCGCggcacgccgcgccgccacctgctcacCACCGGCTGGAGCAAGTTCGTCAACGCCAAGCTTCTCGTCGCAGGGGACACCGTCGTCTTCATGCGCCGCCCCGACGGCGAGCTCCTCATCGGCCTGCGCCGCGCACCCAGGTACCCCGTCGTCGCCAGGGCCGCCGaccagccgccgccgtgcaACGCGCGCGCGAGGGTGCCGCCCGGGGACGTCATGGAGGCGGCGCGCCTCGCCGCGGAGGGCAGTCCATTCACCGTCAACTACTTCCCGCGCCAGGGCGCCGCCGAGTTCGTCGTGCCGCGAAAGGAGGTGGAGGACGCGCTCGCCAGCCGCTGGGAGCCAGGCACGCAGGTGCGCATGCAGGTCATGGAGGCCGAGGACGCGCGCCGCACCGAGTGGGCCAACGGCACCCTCAACAAGCTCCACCCAAACATATGGCGAGCGCTCGAG ATTGACTGGGATGACTCCTCGCCATTCTCACTAACCAGGAGCAGATATGTAAATGCTTGGCAAGTCCAGTTTGTTTcatttcctcctcttctgaaGAGGCTGAGGATTTCTGACACAATGGCACCTCTGTGCTCTGGAGATGTCTCTTCCTTGGCTGCTCCACTGATCGGACCGGAAAGCCAGGCCATGGCTATACTGTTGGGTTCACCAATTCCTGCTGGCATGCAGGGAGCCAGGCATGATGTACCACCCTCTTCATCAACTCTGGGAATGCTCACAACTCAGCTGCTGTTCCCCCAGCTTAGCAGCGACCTTCAGATGCCACCGAGCGTGAATAGCGGTGGCTCCTCTGAGATTTTGGATCCTGAAACTGGTTCTCCTCCCAACAACTCTGTTAACATGCCTCCAGCTGAGCTTCCTGTTGAAGCGAAGGGCATACAACTCTTCGGCGCCATAATCAATCCGCATGTTGTGCAACGTGCTACAAATGGCGCTTCCGAAGAAGTGAATGGAGCTATTAATGGTGTGGTTGATGAAAATGTTGGAAAAGATCTGTAA
- the LOC117850259 gene encoding uncharacterized protein isoform X1 produces MNKPPAYGHGDSPYCCFHPREVVVGVCAHCLKDRLLLLLLNKDPTTQQQQGQLRRRRTSSSSISLPKVFALGSSFLQRLDSRHHRPDHDDAAHSDGTTSAASLDVRGQRQGDVGQPHQGRGSSPGAGEVFVFLDVRPGGGARQARRRHPVAQAGGGAAAAAGPLEEVRSRPGRKEGGGGSLQGQGQRLDPEPHAEARRPPVVVSQLPAASASMICNASSLASMICNAISYSLYVSEDDILYSQHACIYVLNEKGGNRIRAALRVILSRSLLLACSCGFYI; encoded by the exons atgaaCAAGCCGCCGGCGTACGGGCATGGCGACAGCCCCTACTGCTGCTTCCACCCCAGGGAGGTGGTCGTCGGCGTCTGCGCCCACTGCCTCaaggaccgcctcctcctcctcctcctcaataAGGATCCCACCACccagcagcagcaaggccagcTCCGGCGCAGgaggaccagcagcagcagcatctcccTCCCCAAGGTCTTCGCGCTcggctcctccttcctccagcGCCTCGACTCCCGGCACCACCGCCCCGACCACGACGACGCAGCTCACTCCGACGGCACCACCTCCGCCGCAAGCCTCGATG TTCGAGGACAACGGCAAGGCGACGTGGGACAGCCACACCAAGGCAGAGGCAGCtcccccggcgccggtgaggtcttcgtcttcctcgacGTCCGTCCTGGTGGTGGAGCACGCCAAGCGCGGCGGCGTCACCCGGTGGCGCAAGCAGGTGGTGGGGCGGCTGCTGCAGCTGGCCCGCTGGAAGAGGTCCGCAGCCGCCCTGGACGGAAAGAAGGCGGCGGGGGATCGCTCCAAGGCCAGGGGCAGAGGCTGGATCCGGAGCCTCACGCGGAGGCGCGCCGACCGCCCGTGGTCGTGAGTCAGCTACCTGCTGCTTCTGCATCCATGATCTGCAATGCAAGCAGCCTTGCATCGATGATCTGCAATGCAATCAGCTACTCTTTATATGTATCGGAAGATGATATACTCTACTCacaacatgcatgcatatatgtacTAAACGAGAAGGGGGGAAATAGAATTAGGGCGGCATTACGTGTGATTCTCTCGAGGTCCTTGTTATTAGCATGTTCATGCGGGTTTTATATTTga
- the LOC117850259 gene encoding uncharacterized protein isoform X2, with translation MNKPPAYGHGDSPYCCFHPREVVVGVCAHCLKDRLLLLLLNKDPTTQQQQGQLRRRRTSSSSISLPKVFALGSSFLQRLDSRHHRPDHDDAAHSDGTTSAASLDDSFISIKFEDNGKATWDSHTKAEAAPPAPVRSSSSSTSVLVVEHAKRGGVTRWRKQVVGRLLQLARWKRSAAALDGKKAAGDRSKARGRGWIRSLTRRRADRPWS, from the exons atgaaCAAGCCGCCGGCGTACGGGCATGGCGACAGCCCCTACTGCTGCTTCCACCCCAGGGAGGTGGTCGTCGGCGTCTGCGCCCACTGCCTCaaggaccgcctcctcctcctcctcctcaataAGGATCCCACCACccagcagcagcaaggccagcTCCGGCGCAGgaggaccagcagcagcagcatctcccTCCCCAAGGTCTTCGCGCTcggctcctccttcctccagcGCCTCGACTCCCGGCACCACCGCCCCGACCACGACGACGCAGCTCACTCCGACGGCACCACCTCCGCCGCAAGCCTCGATG attctttCATCTCCATCAAGTTCGAGGACAACGGCAAGGCGACGTGGGACAGCCACACCAAGGCAGAGGCAGCtcccccggcgccggtgaggtcttcgtcttcctcgacGTCCGTCCTGGTGGTGGAGCACGCCAAGCGCGGCGGCGTCACCCGGTGGCGCAAGCAGGTGGTGGGGCGGCTGCTGCAGCTGGCCCGCTGGAAGAGGTCCGCAGCCGCCCTGGACGGAAAGAAGGCGGCGGGGGATCGCTCCAAGGCCAGGGGCAGAGGCTGGATCCGGAGCCTCACGCGGAGGCGCGCCGACCGCCCGTGGTCGTGA